One Nonomuraea angiospora DNA segment encodes these proteins:
- a CDS encoding TetR/AcrR family transcriptional regulator, with translation MSPRKSVAEALSTRAAILERSVAIASAEGLEGLTIGRLAGELGMSKSGVLGHFGSKETLQLAVLDRAGEIFRAEVWEPARPAAPGLARLRVLCEAWISYLERGVFPGGCFFVAAAHEFDGRPGPVRDAVEARFDAWRGRLRKEAGRAVDAGELPGGTDPDQVAFELLGAVMALNHALQLHHDPRAPELARRTVQARLGRPAAVTGQVHRDPPEPTTAPER, from the coding sequence ATGAGCCCGCGCAAGTCCGTCGCCGAAGCCCTCAGCACCCGTGCGGCCATCCTGGAGCGCTCGGTCGCCATCGCCTCCGCGGAGGGGCTCGAAGGGCTGACCATCGGCCGCCTCGCCGGCGAGCTGGGCATGAGCAAGTCAGGCGTGCTCGGGCACTTCGGCTCCAAGGAGACGCTGCAGCTCGCCGTCCTCGACCGGGCCGGAGAGATCTTCCGCGCCGAGGTCTGGGAGCCCGCCCGCCCCGCCGCCCCCGGGCTGGCCCGGCTGCGGGTGCTGTGCGAGGCGTGGATCTCGTACCTGGAGCGCGGGGTCTTCCCCGGCGGGTGCTTCTTCGTGGCCGCGGCCCACGAGTTCGACGGCCGGCCCGGGCCGGTGCGGGACGCGGTGGAGGCCAGGTTCGACGCCTGGCGCGGCCGGCTGCGCAAGGAGGCCGGACGCGCGGTGGACGCGGGCGAGCTGCCCGGGGGGACGGATCCGGATCAGGTCGCGTTCGAGCTGCTCGGCGCGGTCATGGCCCTGAACCACGCCCTCCAGCTCCACCACGACCCGCGGGCGCCGGAGCTCGCCCGCCGCACCGTACAAGCCCGCCTCGGCCGCCCTGCCGCTGTGACCGGTCAGGTCCACCGCGATCCTCCGGAGCCGACCACCGCCCCGGAGCGCTGA
- a CDS encoding TMEM175 family protein, whose amino-acid sequence MIAIAMTLLALELPVPHGQTNAELWHAFVQLLPDEYLNFVISFGVIAAFWVAHHQYFREIHVVDATLRRYNLGWLFLVVVVPFATRVSSEVGDLILGPVLYAVVISAIALLMVQMVRHATRAHLMRTDAPTQRMRGLVVGTGTAAAVFLLSIPVSFASPSWGKYFWLLTVVASRVTNRVFEHRTVPAS is encoded by the coding sequence GTGATCGCCATCGCGATGACGTTGCTCGCACTGGAGCTGCCCGTACCGCACGGGCAGACGAACGCCGAGCTCTGGCACGCGTTCGTGCAGTTGCTCCCCGACGAGTACCTGAACTTCGTGATCAGCTTCGGGGTCATCGCCGCGTTCTGGGTCGCCCACCACCAGTACTTCCGCGAGATCCACGTGGTGGACGCCACTCTGCGGCGGTACAACCTCGGCTGGCTGTTCCTCGTCGTGGTGGTGCCGTTCGCCACCCGGGTGAGCAGCGAGGTCGGGGATCTCATCCTGGGCCCGGTCCTCTACGCCGTCGTCATCAGCGCAATCGCGCTGCTCATGGTGCAGATGGTGCGGCACGCGACCCGCGCTCACCTCATGCGTACCGACGCGCCCACGCAACGGATGCGCGGGTTGGTGGTCGGCACGGGGACGGCGGCGGCGGTGTTCCTCCTGTCGATCCCGGTGAGCTTCGCCAGCCCCTCCTGGGGCAAGTATTTCTGGCTGCTCACGGTCGTCGCATCGCGCGTCACGAACCGCGTGTTCGAGCACCGCACCGTGCCCGCCTCCTAG
- a CDS encoding nuclear transport factor 2 family protein — MVEPGPWIEGYVRAWNSNDPDDIAALFTEDAVYYTEPYSSPWQGRVDIVSQWLGRQDKPGEAEFEWHPVTVADDVSVIQGVTTYPDKTYSNLWVIRFVPDGRCREFTEWWMRHDAK; from the coding sequence ATGGTCGAACCGGGCCCATGGATCGAGGGGTACGTACGTGCTTGGAATTCCAACGATCCCGACGACATCGCCGCGTTGTTCACCGAGGATGCCGTCTACTACACCGAGCCGTACAGCTCTCCGTGGCAGGGGCGAGTCGACATCGTCTCGCAGTGGCTCGGGCGGCAGGACAAGCCTGGTGAGGCCGAGTTCGAGTGGCATCCGGTGACAGTGGCCGACGACGTCAGTGTTATCCAAGGGGTCACGACATATCCTGACAAAACGTACAGTAATCTATGGGTGATCAGGTTCGTGCCCGATGGTCGGTGTCGTGAATTCACCGAATGGTGGATGAGGCATGATGCCAAATGA
- a CDS encoding LacI family DNA-binding transcriptional regulator, with the protein MKRPTIADIASRAGVSKVAVSYALNGQPGVSDATRARIVAIAEEIGWRPNSAARALNGARANCVGLALCRPARVLGVEPFFMELISGIEGVLADRSYALLLQVVTSHEQESEVYRRWWGESRIDGVFLVDLHYSDSRVVELERLGMPVVVIGHPTESGSLSAVWSDDGEAVRETVGYLVALGHRRVARVAGLPELVHTTVRDQAFEQACEGVAEHVTVHTDYTGEEGARATRRLLSSPNRPTAIIYDNDIMAVAGMSVAQEMRVEVPRDLSIVAWDDSPLSQVVRPPLTALTRDIPAYGAHAAQRLLALIAGESVPPYEDQAAVLTPRGSTGPAHSV; encoded by the coding sequence AGTGGCGGTCTCCTACGCGCTCAACGGGCAACCGGGCGTATCCGACGCGACGCGGGCCAGGATCGTCGCCATCGCCGAGGAGATCGGCTGGCGGCCCAACAGCGCCGCGCGGGCGCTCAACGGCGCCAGGGCCAACTGCGTGGGCCTCGCGCTCTGCCGTCCCGCCCGCGTCCTGGGCGTCGAGCCGTTCTTCATGGAGCTGATCAGCGGCATCGAGGGCGTGCTCGCCGACCGCTCGTACGCGCTGCTGCTCCAGGTCGTCACGAGCCATGAGCAGGAGAGCGAGGTCTACCGGCGCTGGTGGGGCGAGAGCCGCATCGACGGCGTGTTCCTGGTGGACCTGCACTATTCGGACTCCAGAGTGGTCGAGCTGGAGCGGCTGGGGATGCCGGTCGTGGTCATCGGGCATCCCACCGAGTCGGGCTCGCTGTCGGCGGTCTGGTCCGACGACGGCGAGGCCGTACGCGAGACCGTCGGCTACCTGGTGGCGCTGGGCCACCGCCGCGTCGCACGGGTGGCCGGGCTGCCGGAGCTGGTCCACACGACGGTCCGCGACCAGGCGTTCGAGCAGGCGTGTGAGGGCGTGGCCGAGCACGTGACCGTGCACACCGACTACACCGGCGAGGAGGGCGCCAGGGCCACCAGGCGGCTGCTCAGCTCGCCCAACCGGCCCACGGCGATCATCTACGACAACGACATCATGGCCGTGGCGGGCATGTCCGTGGCCCAGGAGATGCGGGTCGAGGTGCCACGCGACCTGTCCATCGTGGCCTGGGACGACTCGCCGCTGTCGCAGGTCGTCCGGCCGCCGCTGACCGCGCTCACCCGCGACATCCCCGCGTACGGGGCGCACGCCGCCCAGCGGCTGCTCGCGCTGATCGCGGGCGAGAGCGTGCCCCCGTACGAGGACCAGGCGGCCGTGCTCACGCCGCGCGGCAGCACCGGCCCCGCTCACTCGGTGTAG